A stretch of Electrophorus electricus isolate fEleEle1 chromosome 3, fEleEle1.pri, whole genome shotgun sequence DNA encodes these proteins:
- the ppil6 gene encoding probable inactive peptidyl-prolyl cis-trans isomerase-like 6, with amino-acid sequence MSGHTMASGVHLEIVGLMKVNNFHVAKSIAEGLKHTFPASFVDATIQPLLECDWRVYLAKRKKELKGDMWHYSGELVCFVNGRLLGDEKALSAWAEAQWRFGLSRPQSLYAALAEEHYAQHLRSTGHVFVYMDIEIGGEVAGRVLFELFSDLCPKTCKNFKALCTGEAGVSQTGLTLSYKGSVFHRVVPNGWVQGGDPTGKGNGGESIYGATFEDESFAVSHNKRGILGMANHGPHSNGSQFYITLQPSLWMDRHYVAFGQAVEGTDALGKLEEVSTYNERPRVDCRITACGLFEP; translated from the exons ATGTCTGGTCACACAATGGCATCCGGAGTACATTTGGAAATAGTTGGTTTAATGAAAGTGAACAATTTCCACGTCGCTAAGAGCATTGCGGAG GGACTGAAACATACATTTCCAGCCTCGTTTGTTGACGCCACCATTCAGCCGCTGCTCGAGTGCGACTGGCGCGTGTATCTGGCgaagagaaagaaa GAGCTTAAAGGGGACATGTGGCACTACAGCGGCGAGCTCGTGTGTTTCGTCAATGGCCGGTTGCTCGGCGACGAGAAGGCGTTGTCCGCGTGGGCAGAGGCGCAGTGGAGGTTCGGCCTCTCGCGGCCACAGTCGCTCTACGCTGCGCTCGCGGAGGAGCACTACGCCCAGCACCTGCGCAGCACAGGG catgtgtttgtgtatatggatATTGAGATTGGAGGGGAGGTAGCTGGCCGAGTCCTGTTTGAG CTCTTCTCAGACCTGTGtccaaaaacatgtaaaaacttCAAAGCCCTGTGCACTGGTGAGGCAGGGGTGTCCCAGACTGGACTCACACTTAGCTACAAGGGCTCCGTGTTCCATAGAGTGGTGCCTAATGGCTGGGTACAGGGAGGAG ACCCAACAGGGAAAGGCAATGGTGGAGAATCCATTTATGGTGCAACATTTGAAG ATGAGAGCTTTGCTGTGTCGCACAATAAGCGAGGTATCCTGGGAATGGCCAATCACGGACCCCATAGTAATGGTTCCCAGTTCTACATCACACTGCAGCCATCCCTGTGGATGGACAGACATTATGTGGCTTTTGG CCAAGCTGTTGAAGGCACTGATGCCCTTGGGAAACTAGAAGAAGTGTCAACGTATAACGAAAGACCAAGAGTGGACTGCAGGATAACTGCGTGTGGGCTGTTTGAGCCTTGA